A stretch of DNA from Castor canadensis chromosome 2, mCasCan1.hap1v2, whole genome shotgun sequence:
TGACATACTTAAATAAAACACAAGGATTTTTCCATaatcaaaactttattgaaaaacCGACAGAAAATAGGAGATCATTGTTGAATACCTTACAAAATCAAACATCATTACATCATCTTGGTAGAGTCACTGAACTTATAAGGCTTTCTGTGAGAGAACATAAAACCAGGAAGTTGTTAGATCATTAGTGCTGCTTTCTTCTAAATGAACAACCTGCAAAAGAATTATGAATGTATATTATTGCCTATTTGGTGTAATTTTAGTGGCAAAAGTACTTTTTACGTAAAAGCTTAAGTTGGGAAATATTGTTTACAAATTATTGATCCTTTTAGATCACGAATTTGCTGTAATAAATATTATCTCAGTTTATTCTGACATGACTATAACTGCACTATGGTTTTTTTGAATGAGTCATTTAAGACCATGAGCCTGAATTCAGAGGTTGAAACAGTTTTGAAGACACACTTAAGTTTTAAGAACTATTCTGAATAATTTTCCTAACTTTTTAAATAGATTTCAGTATGACATTTTCACAAGTATTTAATACATTTCACACACACCCCCCCAAGCCCCATTGCCCTCTCCTATcatccctccccttcctcttcctaaaCAGTGCTCCTAACAAAGTAAGAGTTGTTAGGAACTGTTAGGAAAACTGCTACTAATGTGCCCTCTAACTCCTGTCAGGATATGTATGCAAAACTCTAAGATTAAAGGTTTCAGAAATCTTGCAAGTATACTTTAGAGCAGTATGTTATGCTGACTTTGACCTCAGAGCTCACCAGGTGTCATATCAAACAGATCTTGGATTTACTGCTAAACCACTTGTAATAATGAGAACCTGGAATTCACAGCTCCCCAAAATATCACAAGCAAATTTCAAATGTCATTCTGGAATTTCAATCGGAAAGTATTACTAAGAAAAACCAttcagactattttttttttcctgcaccaaagtgaaagaattaaaattagatttttatattAAGCATTAAGTAGTtgttcataaaaacaaaacctgCAGCATTCTAGTTTATACATTAGTCGCTTGTTCCATAACTGgcaatgacttaaaaaaaaaaaaccaaacaactatcATATGTACCAAATACACATAGCAAAATAAGTCTTATGTTATCCTTGTCTTACTCTTGCTTCATTCTgatgtatttttaattcattccaaGCTAAGCAAACTGagtgaataaatacataagaTTTGGGCATtacaaactaagaaaaataataaaggagaCCACTGTAAGCACACAAACTTATCCAATTGAACTGGGCACTCTTTACAGAAAGAGTCCACAATAAAAGACAAAGTTTCATTGCTGTGTTAGAAAATGACATACCTTCTGTGAGCCTGGCTTTTCCTCCTGTAGGCTGACACAGCACTGTTGAACAACCTACACAAAGAACCACTGTTTGAGCATGGCTGAAAACCGTGGTTATCTTGTAGCaaccttaataaaaaaaaaataaaataaaaaaaggcagTATTAGTATAAAAACTCAGTAGCACTTGTTCAACATACTTCCATGTAAATACATTACTTACATAATACATATTTCTTGTAAAAGATAAAGAACTCTACTGCTCTGCAACAAGCCACATATGTCACACAAACTATTCTTGTATTTTTTAAGGTGAAATGAACATTCTTATCAAACTTAGTATTTCCAAAAAATTACTATTTCCACATGtaatcagtcattttttttttcatgctacaTGTTCAAAGACCCTTACCATTAAAAAGACCATCTTCATTTTAACTGGACACATCTTGAGGCTAAGAGCCACCAACTTAGGCAGCACAGCCTGAGACTGCAGACTCAACATACTTTTCACAGAATCCTGACAAAGAAACTCATGTGAACAGCTTACTAAGTCAAATATCATATCCTCTTTGGATGCCCACCTTCACCCACGTTGAGTTTATTATGAAAATGTCCCCTGCGACAATCCTGTAATCTCCCTTCTATTCAAGTCTTCATCTATCTAATTCCAAAACTGCAATCGTCACGGAAATTCCCCTTAGGGAAAGAATTGAGACTTGAAACTTTACCTGGACATTTTACATCCATAAAATACGAATTTGGACTTTGAACTAGtcgtttttttttatgttttttcttttcctcttccaagGACGGATGAAGTAAATCTCTAGccaactttaaagaagaaaagaagcatgTTATTACCACTGGATTAAAGCCACAATGGGGGTCGATTTAACCATATGGGAAACACACACGCAAAACAGGAAGAGGGCCGAGGCCACACTTGGGATGGTAAACCCGATAACATTCATCAACACTGCGCTCGCCGAGTCCCTATCACAGAACGAGAAGAAAAGGCTAATCCCGTTCTCCTTTACTCTCCGAAATAACGTCTTCGGTAAGAACCATGGCGCAGTCGTAAGGAAGGAGACGGACCCCGGCTCGCGGGGTAGAAACCGCCCAACACACAGCGAACGCCAAGGCCAAGGCGGCCTCTGCCCGGTCCAAGTCCCATCTGACGCCCTTGACGGACTTAAGCAGCTGCTGAGACGGTTGAGGAAATCAGAAAGATCCCGACGGTCCCAGTCTCGCCCGCGCCCACCACAACCCGAGGGGGTCCAGCGAGTGCGGCTGGAGGCCGTTCCTCTCTCGGCCACCGACTCCACCCGGCTCCACCCCAGGTAAGGCCGCCACGCCGCACCCTGCCCGGGCAAGTCCCAACAAGCCCGTCgtgaaggaacgaaggaaggaggCGCCAGCCCAAGCCGCCCCGCGGCGCCGGGCAGGGAGCACCTCGACCCGGGGAGCCGCCCCGGTGTGACTCTCGACAGAAGTAATCCCACAGCCCGAAGTCAACAACTCACAGGCATGGTGGCCCTTTCGCAAGTCTAACCCGTCGCGATCGCTCAGACGACGGCCACCTCCAGCGAGCAGCACGCGAGCGGACACTCAGCACCAACTTCCGGGATAGAGGCGGCTGGGCGGGGCAGAGCGGACCAGGGCGGGGCTGGGCGGGGCAGAGCGGACCAGGGCGGGGCTGGGCGGGGCAGAGCGGACAGGGGCGGGGCTGGGCGGGGCAGAGCGgaccggggcggggcggggcagaGCGgaccggggcggggcggggcggggcggggcacgGCGGGGGCGGCCGCTCTAGGCGCTCGTCTCGATGGTGCGGGGTTTCCCGCCGCCTCCAAAGTCCCGGCTATTCGCGGCTCCGAGAGCGGCACCGATGCGACAGTCCCAAGCCCCCCCAGCCTAACGGGCTCCTGGACTAGGTCACCACCCCGCCCTGGGCCAGCGGAGCCCAGGCCAGGTTCGGGCGAGTGTGAGTCGGCTGGAGGACCGCCGAGCTGGGACTCGGACCCGCCCGCCTCTCAACCAACCGGTGCTCTCTCGGTTCGCCCTGCGGCGTCACACGGAAAGATGCGACTGTTCTCTGTTCTTTTGTATGTTAAAAATGCGATATTATTAACTATCATATGCCACAGAAGGATTGTGAGATAGGTGTGACCAGTGCACCTACCTTGCAAGGTGCAGGTTTTTAAGTCCTCTGCAGGATGCGGCAGTTCTCTAAGTTCATTGCTTTGAAATCTTTTTTGGATGCTTGgggtttgtttgcagtactgggaagcGATCTCAGGGCCACCTgaatactagacaagtgctcaacCACTATGCTAACACacacaccttaaaaaaaaaaaacacaactttattttgaaacaggatctcttGCCAATGTGGCCCTCAAACTGGAGGCGCTCCTGCCTCAagctccaaagtagctgggattatagcaacAGTCCACTACGCCCTaccctgaaatcttttttttttttcagctgtgtCCATTCGCTGCTGGGCTGTGCTTGGTGTTTTTTATGCCCCTTCCTACCCTCGATGTTTATGCGTAATTGGGACTGCACCCATAGCCAGACCTGAAATCTTTCTAATGAGGAAGACAAGGTTGAAGGATGGCGTGAGCAGCTTGACCAAGAAATTGCCTTACCAACTTTCCTAATCACCTTTTATTgcactttgcaaaaaaaaaatgcatgtgtaatcactttggaaaatgtGGAAGAACAGAAGGATATGAAAATTACCACCCAGATATAACCATTGTTAAGTTTTaatcttccaaatatttttttaaactcactTGCATATAGGCTTATTTGGGATTTTGGTTTTGTGTGATTGGGATCACTTGTGTACAATCTTTTCTAGGTTTTTCTCCCCACTAACTTTATAATGAATATCATATCCTGAtactgtaagaggtgcttaaactgcttttgcacTGAAAAGCACTGGCTCCTTACTTgggtccacaaattaactaaaaacaggagatcAGCTTGGCATCTgtgcctccattttgtacctgttgtcctttgcgcTGAGATAttttctctgcagtcactttgtgatcaccttggattccagaaaggacagaactgaacatctttatgacaagggactgaaacttcagTTTCAGGAACAGCAGATCCTTAGAAGATAGAGCACCCCTCCAAATGAAGACAATTACTTATAATGATGAgactgcaccctggagcagggtGAGATGGTTCCCATCTTATGGGAACTATATTGTCCCCTCAATTGACGAAAAAACGATGGAACCTTCTCTGGAACCCTCAGACTGAAATAATAGTCaatcagaacacacctgtgactaggactgtttaactatgcataccttttgtcccctgcccccagttcgtTTGTCTACTGAAACatatctgtaccccaaagatgggctgagtgcttactctgcctcttcctacaGCATGTCCCAAGCTGTGtaacaaatctcctttctctgtcctttaccatgtgtttttttggcattTAGGGTTGAATAGtcagacctggcatgtggaatcccaggagtttgggcctggggtccaaaactctggtttcaatacTATATATTCTCTTGCCTTTTGATTGTTAATGGGCACATAGCATTTATCCGTGAATACATATATCCTCATTTCATCAATATACTAAGTTGGACATTaggtttagctttttaaagattTGACTTTAAGGCATTAatgaaataacataaataaacattaaatattgttatggtttgaatatgaaatattcccCCTAGACTCCATGTGTTGACCCATTAGTCCCCAGCttgtggtgctattttgggaagtggtggaaactttagatGTTCACCCTTTCTCCCATGAGATGATAGGCCACTTCTGCACctcccactgccatgatgttctgcccaagttcATGAAGTCAATCAACAGTggactgtgagcaaaataaacctcCCTCCccaagttgtttctctcaggtacttTGGTCACAGTGACTTAAAAATACCTAAGACAAAAAATTGGTACCAGAAAGTGTGGGCATTGCTGTTAAAATGTGACCATGAGGTTTTaaagcctttggaactggtttggaAATGTTTGGAGAAGCCAGCCAGAGAAAGAAAGCCTAAGATGGTATAAACAGAGCTTAGTGTGCAGTTCTAGtaggagctcagaagaccagactGTCTACCGGAACAGTAAAGACTGttctcatgaggtttcagatagGAACAGGACTCTGTTGGGAACTGGACAAGAGGCCATGCATATTGCATTCTGACAAAGAAGTTGCTTGTATCTTGCCCATGTCGGACAAtctgtgggaggctgagtttaaaggtaTCAGACTAATCTGGtggtggagattgagaggaatcccagcattcaggttGTGGCCTGGTTATTGCTGCTCGTTTTAGCTAGACTTACAATGATAATCAGGAGTAAAAAGCAGAGCAAGAACACTCTAAACACTTGTAGTTTGGTCAGAAAAACCTATCTGAGTTGGAAATAAGAAAGGcatggtttctgaagagattGGCCCCATGAAAAAAGAAGCTCTGTACTTTGCATGGGGACAATAGGAAAGAGCCCGCCCATCCTAGGCTCAAGAAAGTTGTTTCCCCAGGATTCATTTGATCTTGCTCAACACCCAGGCACTCCAGAAGCCATTGCATCCATGATGCAAGTGGGCCTGACTACCATTCACACTTGCAGCATAACTTGGCATCATCCATGCAAGAGTTATTAGATCATGAGGCTTCCACCCTGATTTCAAGGAAAGCCTGGGAACCCTGGCAATGTATGGTAGGGTCTGAATCCCTACAGGCAGAAGCCCTGAGAGGGTAATCAACAAGGCTATAAGGATATGCCTA
This window harbors:
- the Rps27l gene encoding ribosomal protein eS27-like is translated as MPLARDLLHPSLEEEKKKHKKKRLVQSPNSYFMDVKCPGCYKITTVFSHAQTVVLCVGCSTVLCQPTGGKARLTEGCSFRRKQH